Below is a window of Bacteroidota bacterium DNA.
TGCCGGCCACGCCACTTTCTCGCACCAGGTTAGTGACCAGATTGGGTGTATCAGAAGAGAAGGTGGTGGCAACCATGGAGACGCCAAGCAGCCACCATGGCATATTTCGGCCTGAGAGAAAAAACTCGGTGGTGCTGGAGCCGGCTTTTCGAGATACCCAGAGGCCTACGACCAATGAGAACACAAAAAAGGCAATGATAATGAGCCAGTCGATAGTGGCTAGTTGCATAACTTATGATGTTTGGTGGGTACGCTCTTTTTCGGCGACTACTTGTTTGGAGAGTGGAATGAGAAAGGGTGGCTTCATTCTGAATCTAAGCCTCAAGCCAAACTCCTTTCTCCTCACTTTCCCAAATGCCGGTAAACTCTGTTTATAGCGTAATTTGAAAGAGCAGCTTTATTAGCGTATTTACTGCGTAATTACTGTTTTTGCAACCCTACTTTCTTCGAGGGCCCGATTGATATCTCGTTTGATGTCATCCACATGCTCCAGGCCAACGGATACACGGATTAGACCAGGCAGTATGCCAACATTTAAACGATCCTCTTCAGAAAGTGAGCTGTGGGTGGTACTGGTGGGGTGGGTGGCAATGGTTCGCGCGTCTCCAAGGTTAGCTGTAAGGGATGACATTTGTAAGGCATCCAGAAACCGCCGGCCCTGTTCGATGCCACCTTTTACGATGAAGGTAACAACGCCGCCGCCCATTTTCATCTGTCTTCTGGCCAGTTCGTATTGTGGGTGGGAGGGATGATACGGATATTTAATCATTTCCACATCCTCATGATCATGCAGGAATTCAGCCAAGGCAAGGGCGCTCTGGGCATGCCTTTCTACACGCAACGCGAGCGTTTCCAGGCTTTTGCTGAACATCCAACCGTTGAAAGGCGAAAGGCAGGGGCCCGTGTGCCGGGCAAAAAAGCGGATCTTGTCAATATATTCCGGTTTACCCACGATAACACCGCCAATGCCCCGGCCTTGTCCGTCGATGTACTTTGTTGCTGAATGCATCACGATGTCGGCGCCAAAATGCATCGGTTTTTGCAAGATGGGTGTTGCAAAAATATTATCCACATACAGGATAATATCATGCGTTTTGCACAATTCAGACAACCATTTTAGATCGATTAGATCTAACGCCGGATTGGAGGGTGTCTCTATGTAGCAAAGACGCGTATTAGGCCGTATCAGGTTGCTCCAAGATTCAGGCTCTAGGATGGCGCCGTAACTGCTTGTGATGCCCCAGCGTGGCAGTACTTGCGTCAGAATCTGGTGTGTGGACCCAAAAACCGACCTGGATGCCAGAATATGATCGCCGGCATTCAACAACCCGGCGATACCCGTAAACACAGCCGACATGCCCGATGCGACGGCAAGGCCGTCCTCTGCATCTTCAAGCATGGTCATTTTGGCTACAAATTCGTCAACGCTAGGATTGCTGTATCGAGAATAGATGTTGCCATCAATTTCTCTGGCGAACATCGCCCGGGCTTGTTCTGCATTTTCAAACGAAAAGCTCGACGTCATATATATCG
It encodes the following:
- a CDS encoding aminotransferase class I/II-fold pyridoxal phosphate-dependent enzyme → MPDSPHHSDHHHEETRAIRIQTPPSGHREHASSIYMTSSFSFENAEQARAMFAREIDGNIYSRYSNPSVDEFVAKMTMLEDAEDGLAVASGMSAVFTGIAGLLNAGDHILASRSVFGSTHQILTQVLPRWGITSSYGAILEPESWSNLIRPNTRLCYIETPSNPALDLIDLKWLSELCKTHDIILYVDNIFATPILQKPMHFGADIVMHSATKYIDGQGRGIGGVIVGKPEYIDKIRFFARHTGPCLSPFNGWMFSKSLETLALRVERHAQSALALAEFLHDHEDVEMIKYPYHPSHPQYELARRQMKMGGGVVTFIVKGGIEQGRRFLDALQMSSLTANLGDARTIATHPTSTTHSSLSEEDRLNVGILPGLIRVSVGLEHVDDIKRDINRALEESRVAKTVITQ